In a single window of the Olivibacter sp. SDN3 genome:
- the atpB gene encoding F0F1 ATP synthase subunit A, producing the protein MKFSHFLTSKKIGILAFFAVFFTFLNANAQDHAHDHSVDSISEMPVAPGHQDNHEEKAFDINSFIFHHIGDAHEFHFWGHGDKWTGLYLPIILYTDNGLLSFSSKEFHLNDDGSVVVEKAGMRFVRSHGKIYYASEEPSHGSYVHHTTNEKGEETVTNKRPIDFSITKNVFTIFFSVALLLVIFLTVANGYKKREGRAPKGLQSVLEPIILFVRDDIAKPNLGHKYERYMPYLLTVFFFIWVNNMLGLVPFFPGGANVTGNIAITMVLALFTLIIILFSGNKYYWGHIFNPPVPWWLKPLMIPVEMIGVFTKPFALMIRLFANITAGHILVLSLLCLVFIFNSLAVAPASVFFVVFIGAIELLVAFIQAFIFTILSALFIGMAIEEHTDH; encoded by the coding sequence ATGAAATTTAGCCACTTTTTGACTTCAAAAAAAATAGGAATACTTGCTTTTTTCGCCGTTTTCTTCACTTTTTTGAATGCCAATGCCCAAGATCATGCACATGACCACTCGGTTGATTCTATTTCTGAAATGCCTGTAGCACCAGGCCATCAGGACAACCATGAAGAAAAGGCGTTTGATATTAATAGCTTTATTTTTCATCATATTGGAGATGCCCATGAATTTCATTTTTGGGGACATGGTGATAAGTGGACAGGATTGTATTTACCTATCATCTTATATACAGACAATGGTTTGCTAAGTTTTAGCTCGAAAGAGTTCCATTTGAATGATGATGGGAGTGTAGTGGTAGAAAAGGCGGGTATGCGTTTTGTCCGTTCGCACGGTAAAATTTACTATGCGTCGGAAGAGCCTTCGCATGGAAGTTATGTACATCATACTACCAATGAAAAAGGGGAAGAGACAGTTACCAATAAACGTCCGATTGATTTTTCTATTACAAAGAATGTATTTACGATTTTTTTTTCTGTAGCCCTGCTTCTTGTTATTTTTCTAACAGTGGCTAACGGTTACAAGAAAAGGGAGGGGAGAGCACCGAAAGGCTTGCAGTCTGTTTTGGAACCTATTATACTTTTTGTACGGGATGATATTGCCAAGCCTAATCTAGGGCATAAATACGAACGTTATATGCCCTATTTACTTACCGTATTCTTTTTCATTTGGGTGAATAATATGTTAGGATTGGTTCCTTTTTTTCCAGGTGGAGCAAACGTTACGGGAAATATTGCAATAACGATGGTGTTAGCATTATTTACACTTATTATCATTTTGTTTAGTGGGAATAAGTATTACTGGGGGCATATATTTAATCCGCCGGTTCCGTGGTGGCTAAAGCCGTTGATGATTCCTGTAGAGATGATAGGTGTATTTACAAAGCCATTTGCCTTGATGATCCGTTTGTTTGCAAATATAACAGCAGGTCATATTTTGGTATTATCCTTATTGTGCCTTGTTTTTATTTTTAATTCGCTAGCAGTGGCTCCCGCTTCAGTTTTCTTCGTTGTATTTATAGGAGCTATTGAACTGTTGGTGGCATTTATACAGGCAT
- a CDS encoding AtpZ/AtpI family protein — MCFSSFCIFTRISLSLQDTMSQSDLNNNRPSKKQGYNNYVYYTGLGFQMIATIGLFAFIGYKIDVNKAGEVGLYTAILSLIGVCVSLVGTIYAVTKKNK, encoded by the coding sequence ATGTGCTTTTCAAGTTTTTGTATATTCACACGCATTTCCCTAAGTTTGCAGGATACTATGAGCCAATCCGATTTAAATAACAATAGGCCATCGAAAAAGCAAGGATATAATAACTATGTATATTATACAGGGTTAGGCTTTCAAATGATAGCGACTATTGGTTTGTTCGCTTTTATAGGTTATAAAATAGACGTTAATAAAGCGGGAGAGGTTGGGTTATATACGGCTATTTTATCCTTGATTGGAGTTTGCGTCAGTTTGGTTGGAACGATATATGCTGTCACGAAGAAAAATAAATAG